In Sporichthya polymorpha DSM 43042, a genomic segment contains:
- a CDS encoding dynamin family protein encodes MILRRKNKKGAAETDETATSAVPAQSAPGSGPMPGTAPLEPPAPAPAPVEAPAAPVAPSAPVARETPVPAARSRITPASTDICDQVRAVLQQAAEVYADHPEEAERIEAHLDRLDSPVRIAIAGKVKAGKSTLLNALVGEIIAPTDAGECTRIVTWYRNAQAPRIVMRRKDGDAADLPIVRQNGKLELDLLGAAPEDVDRLTVDWPSGDLATMTLIDTPGIASASAEVSARTEALLTPDEEQGAADAIVYLMRHVHADDVGFLEAFHAHAAIGSSPVNTVAVLSRADEIGAGRVDALQSARAIASRLRGEEKIRSLCQTVVPVAGLLAETGRTLRQSEFNALAKIAAADREFVDGMLLSADRFARELPEGSPDLPSAEVRRRLLERFGLFGVRLALPLIRQGITDSTALSAELVRRSGLEELREALTALFTERGDLLKARSALMALDSILRSTPLPESEMLFAQVEKISSGAHEFVELGLLGSLRTGAVVLPADQRAEAERLLGGTGQAQFVRLGLPPEATPDEIRDAATDAMGRWRRRAENPASTRPVADAARVIVRTCEGIIASLP; translated from the coding sequence GTGATCCTTCGCCGCAAGAACAAGAAGGGCGCGGCGGAAACGGACGAGACGGCGACCTCCGCCGTCCCCGCCCAGTCCGCCCCGGGCTCCGGCCCGATGCCCGGCACCGCTCCGCTGGAGCCGCCGGCTCCGGCCCCGGCTCCGGTTGAAGCGCCGGCGGCGCCGGTCGCTCCGTCCGCCCCGGTCGCCCGAGAGACGCCGGTCCCCGCGGCCCGGTCACGGATCACGCCGGCGTCGACGGACATCTGCGACCAGGTCCGGGCGGTGCTGCAGCAGGCCGCGGAGGTCTACGCCGACCACCCCGAGGAGGCGGAGCGGATCGAGGCCCACCTCGACCGGCTCGACTCCCCGGTCCGGATCGCGATCGCCGGCAAGGTGAAGGCGGGCAAGTCGACACTGCTGAACGCGCTCGTCGGCGAGATCATCGCGCCGACCGACGCGGGGGAGTGCACCCGCATCGTCACCTGGTACCGCAACGCTCAGGCGCCGCGGATCGTGATGCGGCGCAAGGACGGCGACGCGGCGGACCTCCCGATCGTCCGGCAGAACGGGAAGCTCGAGCTCGACCTGCTCGGCGCGGCGCCCGAGGACGTCGACCGCCTCACCGTCGACTGGCCCTCCGGCGACCTCGCGACGATGACGCTGATCGACACCCCGGGTATCGCGTCGGCGTCGGCGGAGGTGTCCGCGCGGACCGAGGCGCTGCTGACCCCGGACGAGGAGCAGGGCGCCGCCGACGCGATCGTCTACCTGATGCGCCACGTGCACGCCGACGACGTCGGGTTCCTCGAGGCCTTCCACGCCCACGCGGCGATCGGGTCGTCACCGGTGAACACCGTCGCGGTGCTCTCCCGGGCGGACGAGATCGGCGCCGGCCGCGTCGACGCGCTGCAGTCCGCGCGCGCGATCGCGTCCCGGCTGCGTGGCGAGGAGAAGATCCGGTCGCTGTGTCAGACCGTCGTCCCCGTCGCGGGTCTGCTGGCCGAGACCGGTCGGACGCTCCGTCAGTCGGAGTTCAACGCGCTCGCGAAGATCGCCGCCGCGGACCGTGAGTTCGTCGACGGGATGCTGCTCTCCGCCGACCGCTTCGCGCGCGAGCTGCCCGAGGGGTCGCCGGACCTACCCTCGGCCGAGGTGCGCCGCCGGCTGCTCGAGCGGTTCGGGCTCTTCGGCGTCCGGCTCGCACTGCCGCTGATCCGACAGGGCATCACGGACTCGACCGCGCTGTCGGCCGAGCTCGTCCGCCGCTCCGGGCTGGAGGAGCTGCGCGAGGCCCTGACCGCACTGTTCACCGAGCGCGGCGACCTGCTGAAGGCGCGGTCGGCGCTGATGGCGCTGGACTCGATCCTGCGTTCCACGCCGCTGCCTGAGTCGGAGATGCTCTTCGCGCAGGTCGAGAAGATCTCCTCCGGTGCGCACGAGTTCGTCGAGCTCGGGCTGCTGGGGTCGCTGCGCACCGGCGCCGTCGTCCTCCCCGCCGACCAGCGCGCCGAGGCCGAGCGCCTCCTCGGCGGGACCGGTCAGGCCCAGTTCGTCCGCCTCGGCCTCCCGCCCGAGGCGACCCCCGACGAGATCCGCGACGCCGCCACCGACGCGATGGGCCGCTGGCGCCGCCGCGCCGAGAACCCCGCCTCGACCCGCCCCGTCGCCGACGCCGCCCGCGTCATCGTCCGCACCTGCGAAGGCATCATCGCCTCGCTCCCCTGA
- a CDS encoding beta strand repeat-containing protein, whose translation MAAPSMLEWIMDLLRDSDARTAFSRNPEAALAAAGFSARCGEEVQQARLALADNPCIREVAGVSIPDIDVPGGQVGGVTLPPAEDGVSQIIYIINNYELTEDNDTTNTNTGNGAVQTGDDNVNAPNNSGVVNTGDGNVINNGDQNGNTGTIVNGDGNTVNNGGLIGGDVIGGDLIGGDLLSGILSPNGDQSILNNIGLLNGGLVNGGLLNGVLNGALNGNDVLSGLLNGTDVANGADVLSGLLNGTDVANGTLNGALNGLLAGGLLNGLDVTDVIDGGVANGLGGILNGAGLLNGNDVLGGLLAGSLNGADVVAPLLNGLDVGLINELNPFVFAPVLNGALGGLLGGADVDADVVGGVLNGLDAGVLNGLLGGGIDEIGDVTVLNGILNGIGNGAVLGVAPAVLNGLAGGILNGTLNPDTALNLLGGAGVGGILTGDNALANVLGQADILNLANEGGLLNNLAGQALLGGLLNGDEGVLNGLAALTGEEGVLNGLAIDALTGEEGLLNGLDVDALTGEEGILNGLALLTGDEGLLNGLLGGGLALDALTGEEGVLNGDILGGGLNALNIGAITAVLDDVSPVTTVGELLEGGILSGDVLANVAPLLSVLNPDAAIGDLLNGTDVTAILTDVLNPTALVGDVLDAGILNDAFGPIFASVADIDPTAAVADVLNGNVIPVNVIAPLLNGIAAGALSPALAANLLNGITAGAIDADILNGLVDVATGAIAPDVLTDLITTGAITPAVVADLLGGVTNISPAVAADLVDAIATGDVLSPAILADLLTGNVIPVDVIPALLSGNVIPVDVIAPLLNGNIIPVDVVPTLLSGIGTGAITPELLTDLIDAGAIGVAPTVVADLIDGITTGAISPAVVTTLLNGVVGNTISPEILSDIVAGVTGNAIGAELLTDLVDAATGDVLSPAIIGGLVDAVTGDVLSPAIVADLLDTVAAGAITAPVTVIPALLNGLTTGALDADVLSDVIGGITTGAIGAEVLDDLTAAILSGNPVTAVLGDILNGADVFAPIDALTGDILEGADVFAPIDALTGDILEGADVFAPIDALTGDILESADVFAPIDALTGDILEDGVFAPVDALTGDILDEGIAAGVDALTGDILEDGVFAPVDALTGDILDEGIAAAAGDLLSDNDVLAVVGDVLEGAAVGDVLGGNDVGNVLNGLTLGAITSILADFDPATTVGDLLTDNALGAVLADNTIGDVLGTALGDVASGNTLPAITTVLAALNPATTVGDLLTGNELDDLLTGDILGGALAGGLSDNALDVVAPIVGNELLNPETGVLAPIVGNELLNPETGVLAPIVGNQLVDDVLAGNGGLLNGLLGQGGILNGGLGGVGNGGGLLNDILGGNNNVVADLLGGDGGLLGTGGVGGILTGEDGVLNGVLDDGILNSEDGLLNNVVGDTGIVGNVLGGGVGGVLNGEDGVLNGVLGDGVGGILNSDDGLLNNVVGDTSVVGNVTDTVDALTGPNALRDAISPTVDDTVDALTGPNALRDAVSPVVDATVDPVIEDVLGTDVDVLDSLDTITSTVAADVTDVIL comes from the coding sequence ATGGCAGCACCTTCGATGCTCGAGTGGATCATGGATCTGCTGCGCGACAGCGACGCGCGCACCGCCTTCAGTCGGAACCCGGAAGCCGCCCTGGCGGCCGCCGGCTTCTCGGCCCGCTGCGGCGAGGAGGTCCAGCAGGCGCGCCTCGCGCTGGCGGACAACCCGTGCATCCGGGAGGTCGCGGGGGTCTCGATTCCTGACATCGACGTCCCCGGCGGCCAGGTGGGCGGCGTCACGCTTCCGCCCGCGGAGGACGGCGTCAGCCAGATCATCTACATCATCAACAACTACGAGCTGACCGAGGACAACGACACCACGAACACCAACACCGGCAACGGTGCGGTGCAGACCGGTGACGACAACGTCAACGCCCCGAACAACAGCGGCGTCGTGAACACCGGTGACGGCAACGTCATCAACAACGGCGACCAGAACGGCAACACCGGGACCATCGTCAACGGCGACGGCAACACCGTGAACAACGGTGGCCTCATCGGCGGGGACGTCATCGGTGGCGACCTGATCGGCGGCGACCTCCTCTCCGGCATCCTCAGCCCGAACGGGGACCAGAGCATCCTGAACAACATCGGCCTGCTCAACGGCGGCCTCGTCAACGGCGGCCTGCTGAACGGCGTTCTCAACGGCGCGCTCAACGGCAACGACGTGCTCAGCGGCCTGCTCAACGGCACCGACGTCGCCAACGGCGCCGACGTGCTCAGCGGCCTGCTCAACGGCACCGACGTAGCCAACGGCACCCTGAACGGTGCCCTCAACGGTCTGCTGGCCGGAGGTCTGCTCAACGGCCTCGACGTCACCGACGTCATCGACGGAGGCGTCGCGAACGGCCTCGGCGGCATCCTCAACGGCGCCGGCCTGCTCAACGGCAACGACGTCCTCGGCGGCCTGCTCGCGGGCAGCCTGAACGGCGCGGACGTCGTCGCTCCGCTGCTGAACGGCCTCGACGTCGGTCTGATCAACGAGCTCAACCCGTTCGTCTTCGCCCCGGTGCTGAACGGCGCCCTCGGCGGGCTCCTCGGCGGCGCGGACGTCGACGCGGACGTCGTCGGCGGTGTGCTGAACGGCCTCGACGCGGGTGTGCTGAACGGTCTGCTCGGCGGCGGCATCGACGAGATCGGTGACGTCACCGTCCTCAACGGCATCCTCAACGGCATCGGCAACGGCGCCGTCCTCGGCGTGGCACCGGCGGTCCTCAACGGCCTCGCCGGCGGCATTCTCAACGGGACGCTGAACCCCGACACGGCCCTCAACCTGCTCGGCGGCGCGGGCGTCGGCGGCATCCTCACCGGCGACAACGCGCTCGCGAACGTCCTCGGTCAGGCGGACATCCTCAACCTCGCCAACGAGGGCGGCCTGCTCAACAACCTCGCTGGCCAGGCCCTGCTCGGCGGGCTCCTGAACGGCGACGAGGGTGTGCTCAACGGCCTCGCCGCGCTGACCGGCGAGGAGGGCGTCCTCAACGGCCTCGCCATCGACGCGCTCACCGGCGAGGAGGGCCTGCTCAACGGCCTCGACGTCGACGCGCTCACCGGCGAGGAGGGCATCCTCAACGGTCTCGCCCTGCTGACCGGCGACGAGGGCCTGCTCAACGGCCTGCTCGGTGGCGGTCTCGCCCTCGACGCGCTGACCGGCGAGGAGGGCGTTCTCAACGGCGACATCCTCGGTGGCGGCCTGAACGCGCTGAACATCGGCGCGATCACTGCGGTGCTCGACGACGTCTCGCCCGTCACCACGGTCGGCGAGCTTCTCGAGGGCGGGATCCTCTCCGGCGACGTGCTCGCCAACGTGGCCCCGCTCCTGAGCGTGCTGAACCCGGACGCCGCGATCGGTGACCTGCTCAACGGCACCGACGTCACGGCGATCCTGACCGACGTCCTGAACCCGACCGCCCTGGTCGGCGACGTGCTCGACGCGGGCATCCTCAACGACGCGTTCGGGCCGATCTTCGCGAGCGTGGCCGACATCGACCCGACCGCGGCGGTCGCTGACGTCCTCAACGGCAACGTCATCCCGGTCAACGTCATCGCGCCGCTGCTCAACGGGATCGCGGCCGGCGCCCTGTCGCCCGCGCTCGCGGCCAACCTGCTGAACGGGATCACCGCCGGCGCCATCGACGCCGACATCCTGAACGGCCTGGTCGACGTCGCGACCGGGGCCATCGCTCCGGACGTGCTGACCGACCTGATCACCACCGGGGCCATCACCCCGGCGGTCGTGGCCGACCTCCTCGGTGGCGTCACGAACATCTCGCCGGCCGTCGCGGCCGACCTGGTCGACGCCATCGCCACCGGCGACGTCCTCTCGCCGGCCATCCTGGCGGACCTGCTCACCGGCAACGTCATTCCGGTCGACGTCATCCCGGCGCTGCTCAGCGGCAACGTGATCCCGGTCGACGTCATCGCACCGCTGCTCAACGGCAACATCATTCCGGTGGACGTCGTTCCGACCCTGCTCAGCGGGATCGGCACCGGCGCCATCACCCCGGAGCTGCTGACCGACCTGATCGACGCCGGGGCCATCGGCGTCGCCCCGACGGTGGTCGCGGACCTGATCGACGGCATCACCACGGGCGCCATCTCGCCCGCGGTGGTCACGACCCTGCTCAACGGCGTCGTGGGCAACACCATCTCGCCCGAGATCCTCAGCGACATCGTCGCCGGGGTGACAGGCAACGCCATCGGGGCCGAGCTGCTCACCGACCTGGTCGATGCCGCCACCGGCGACGTCCTCTCGCCGGCGATCATCGGCGGCCTGGTCGACGCGGTCACCGGTGACGTCCTGTCCCCGGCGATCGTCGCCGACCTGCTCGACACCGTCGCGGCGGGTGCCATCACGGCCCCGGTCACCGTCATCCCGGCTCTGCTCAACGGGCTGACGACCGGTGCGCTGGACGCGGACGTCCTGTCCGACGTCATCGGTGGCATCACCACCGGGGCCATCGGCGCCGAGGTGCTCGACGACCTCACCGCCGCGATCCTCTCCGGCAACCCGGTGACCGCGGTGCTCGGCGACATCCTGAACGGTGCGGACGTCTTCGCGCCGATCGACGCCCTGACCGGCGACATCCTCGAGGGCGCGGACGTGTTCGCCCCGATCGACGCCCTGACCGGCGACATCCTCGAGGGCGCGGACGTGTTCGCCCCGATCGACGCCCTGACCGGCGACATCCTCGAGAGCGCGGACGTGTTCGCCCCGATCGACGCCCTGACCGGCGACATCCTCGAGGACGGGGTGTTCGCTCCGGTGGACGCGCTGACCGGGGACATCCTCGACGAGGGCATCGCGGCCGGCGTGGACGCCCTGACCGGGGACATCCTGGAGGACGGGGTGTTCGCTCCGGTGGACGCGCTGACCGGGGACATCCTCGACGAGGGCATCGCTGCGGCGGCGGGCGACCTGCTGTCCGACAACGACGTTCTCGCGGTCGTCGGCGACGTCCTGGAGGGTGCGGCGGTCGGCGACGTGCTCGGCGGCAACGACGTCGGGAACGTGCTGAACGGGCTTACGCTCGGTGCGATCACGTCGATCCTCGCGGACTTCGACCCGGCCACGACCGTGGGTGACCTGCTCACGGACAACGCGCTGGGCGCCGTGCTGGCCGACAACACCATCGGCGACGTGCTCGGGACCGCGCTCGGCGATGTCGCGTCGGGCAACACGCTCCCCGCGATCACGACCGTGCTCGCGGCGCTGAACCCGGCGACCACCGTGGGCGACCTGCTGACCGGCAACGAGCTCGACGACCTGCTGACCGGGGACATCCTCGGCGGCGCCCTCGCCGGCGGCCTGTCGGACAACGCGCTGGACGTCGTGGCTCCGATCGTCGGCAACGAGCTGCTGAACCCGGAGACCGGTGTCCTGGCTCCGATCGTCGGCAACGAGCTGCTGAACCCGGAGACGGGTGTCCTCGCTCCGATCGTCGGCAACCAGCTCGTGGACGACGTCCTCGCCGGTAACGGGGGCCTGCTCAACGGTCTCCTCGGCCAGGGCGGGATCCTGAACGGCGGTCTCGGCGGCGTCGGCAACGGCGGCGGTCTGCTGAACGACATCCTGGGCGGCAACAACAACGTCGTGGCCGACCTGCTCGGCGGCGACGGTGGCCTCCTCGGCACCGGCGGTGTCGGCGGGATCCTCACCGGCGAGGACGGCGTCCTCAACGGCGTCCTCGACGACGGCATCCTCAACAGCGAGGACGGCCTGCTGAACAACGTCGTGGGCGACACCGGCATCGTGGGCAACGTCCTCGGTGGCGGCGTGGGTGGCGTCCTCAACGGCGAGGACGGCGTGCTCAACGGCGTCCTGGGCGACGGCGTCGGCGGCATCCTCAACAGCGACGACGGCCTGCTGAACAACGTCGTCGGCGACACGAGCGTCGTCGGCAACGTGACCGACACCGTCGACGCCCTCACCGGCCCGAACGCGCTGCGCGACGCGATCAGCCCGACGGTGGACGACACCGTCGACGCGCTGACCGGCCCGAACGCTCTGCGCGACGCGGTCAGCCCCGTGGTCGACGCGACGGTGGACCCGGTGATCGAGGATGTTCTCGGCACCGACGTCGATGTTCTCGACTCGCTGGACACCATCACCAGCACGGTCGCGGCTGACGTCACCGACGTCATCCTGTAA
- a CDS encoding dynamin family protein, which produces MPAPEAVIQTVDEALRMVTARGRTDLAARLRKTKDRLHDDRVRVLVIGEFKQGKSQLVNALVRARVCPVDDDIATSVPTAVYYSENPVVTLVKEEPGADPDDESRPVRTERTEASLEDIQRFVTEMGNPANREGLSHVEVGLPTPLLQSGLELVDTPGVGGLGSVRATATLAALPGADAVLLVSDAAQEYTAAELEFLKHAVKLCPNIACILTKIDLYPEWRRIYELNQAHLTQAGITAQLIPVSSVLRWHALDRNDNDLNIESGFPVLATMLTNTVGQAELLVRRAVANTVAGVAEQLARGLQSELGVQEHPETVQSTVTDLRAAKERMAALRDRSARWQQTLSDGVADLAADIDYDLRDRMRDIQRNAEEEIDVLGDPAVVWVEFAPWVEEQVAGATSANFVWANERARYLAALVAEHFAEDGQLSLPDLDVDAGGSMQAVRPMYLNDEGDPGLGEQALIAVRGGYIGTLMFGMFSTFAGMALLNPFSVGAGLLLGGRTLREEKKRLLQRRQAEAKNAVRRYTDDVTFHVGKDSRDMLRRVQRQLRDHFTQVATELETSLQDSLKVAEAGARTNAKDREARIGELKRELAGVAALQKQARDLVAVAAKAGAV; this is translated from the coding sequence GTGCCGGCACCCGAAGCGGTGATCCAGACGGTCGACGAGGCGCTGCGCATGGTCACTGCGCGCGGCCGCACCGACCTCGCGGCACGTCTGCGCAAGACCAAGGACCGCCTCCACGACGACCGCGTGCGGGTCCTGGTGATCGGGGAGTTCAAGCAGGGGAAGTCCCAGCTGGTGAACGCCCTGGTCCGGGCACGCGTCTGCCCCGTCGACGACGACATCGCCACCTCCGTCCCGACCGCCGTGTACTACTCCGAGAACCCGGTCGTGACGCTGGTGAAGGAGGAGCCGGGCGCGGATCCCGACGACGAGTCACGTCCGGTTCGCACGGAACGCACCGAGGCGAGCCTGGAGGACATCCAGCGCTTCGTGACCGAGATGGGCAACCCCGCGAACCGTGAGGGGCTCAGCCACGTCGAGGTCGGCCTGCCCACGCCGTTGCTCCAATCGGGTCTTGAGCTCGTGGACACTCCGGGCGTCGGTGGCCTCGGGTCCGTCCGTGCCACCGCGACCCTCGCCGCGCTGCCCGGCGCCGACGCCGTCCTCCTCGTTTCTGACGCCGCGCAGGAGTACACCGCCGCCGAGCTCGAGTTCCTCAAGCACGCGGTGAAGCTGTGTCCGAACATCGCCTGCATCCTGACGAAGATCGACCTCTACCCCGAGTGGCGGCGCATCTACGAGCTGAACCAGGCGCACCTGACCCAGGCGGGCATCACGGCCCAGCTGATCCCCGTCTCGTCCGTGCTGCGCTGGCACGCGCTCGACCGCAACGACAACGACCTCAACATCGAGTCCGGCTTCCCGGTGCTCGCGACGATGCTGACGAACACCGTCGGCCAGGCCGAGCTGCTGGTGCGGCGCGCGGTCGCGAACACCGTCGCTGGTGTGGCCGAGCAGCTGGCGCGGGGGCTGCAGTCCGAGCTCGGGGTGCAGGAGCACCCGGAGACGGTGCAGTCGACGGTCACCGACCTGCGCGCGGCCAAGGAACGCATGGCCGCCCTGCGCGACCGCTCCGCGCGGTGGCAGCAGACGCTGTCGGACGGCGTCGCGGACCTCGCCGCCGACATCGACTACGACCTCCGCGACCGCATGCGCGACATCCAGCGCAACGCCGAGGAGGAGATCGACGTCCTCGGCGACCCCGCCGTCGTGTGGGTCGAGTTCGCCCCGTGGGTCGAGGAGCAGGTCGCGGGCGCGACGTCGGCGAACTTCGTCTGGGCGAACGAGCGCGCGCGGTACCTGGCCGCGCTGGTCGCCGAGCACTTCGCGGAGGACGGTCAGCTCTCGCTGCCTGACCTCGACGTCGACGCCGGCGGGTCGATGCAGGCCGTCCGTCCGATGTACCTGAACGACGAGGGCGACCCGGGCCTCGGCGAGCAGGCGCTGATCGCCGTCCGCGGCGGTTACATCGGGACGCTCATGTTCGGCATGTTCTCCACCTTCGCGGGGATGGCTCTGCTGAACCCGTTCTCGGTCGGCGCCGGTCTCCTCCTCGGTGGACGTACCCTGCGGGAGGAGAAGAAGCGCTTGCTGCAGCGCCGTCAGGCGGAGGCGAAGAACGCTGTGCGTCGTTACACCGACGATGTGACCTTCCACGTCGGGAAGGACTCGCGCGACATGCTGCGCCGGGTCCAGCGTCAGCTGCGCGACCACTTCACGCAGGTAGCTACGGAGCTGGAGACGTCGCTGCAGGACTCGCTGAAAGTCGCCGAGGCCGGCGCCCGCACCAACGCCAAGGACCGCGAGGCCCGGATCGGGGAGCTCAAGCGCGAGCTCGCCGGAGTCGCCGCGCTGCAGAAGCAGGCTCGCGACCTCGTCGCCGTCGCCGCGAAGGCGGGTGCGGTGTGA
- a CDS encoding Hsp70 family protein produces MGYRLSVDLGTTNTAAVVHRPGTGSAPTVVRLGDRSATVPSVLFLGADGTVLMGEAAERRALTDPDRVVRRFKRRIGDETPLLVGTSGDGLTAHALAAKMIGLVADRVAEQEGGAPDAVAVTVPAAWGSHKKDLLAGALAGEGLLDVTMISEPAAAALAYAQAGKLVAGATVAVYDLGGGTFDAAVLRAESGNRFTALGTPTGIPNLGGVDFDDAVLAYVLGVAGPQTPGVEADDPMHLTAMGRLRRECVEAKEALSADTAATVPVLLGGAQTSVRVTRADFEAMIAGALEETCTFVEAALVSANLTRKNLDRILLTGGSSRIPLVTQLLSARYPGVPLERDIDPKLAVAIGGVLALEKSGRHARPALALIAGLTAAAAVAPSAAAVAASPAPAAGAPAAAVVDRPARPALTTEKFDGREAEVREGRRLKDEPKPQRKAHKVVTAAAGVILLGGFGLASLGVLDLGDAVPAGSVQEARAGVGDDGAQLQVEETGKAKDKARGERAKEKAAEEETSTSSSDATTGSAGGSASGHVEGSADSRSASAGSSSSESSDGVADSAREAEDDDVVVERPAKTERKATARRSTEAVTPTKATTPEAAPVDAVAAPSAVEAAPAEEAAPAPAAEVEEDTSTESGSVEFGDAGEESPPAP; encoded by the coding sequence ATGGGTTACCGACTGAGTGTCGATCTCGGCACCACCAACACCGCGGCGGTGGTGCACCGTCCGGGCACCGGGTCCGCGCCGACCGTCGTCCGGCTGGGCGACCGGTCCGCGACCGTGCCCTCGGTCCTGTTCCTGGGCGCCGACGGCACCGTCCTGATGGGCGAGGCGGCTGAGCGCCGCGCGCTGACCGACCCGGACCGCGTGGTCCGTCGGTTCAAGCGCCGCATCGGGGACGAAACCCCGCTGCTCGTCGGCACCTCCGGCGACGGACTCACCGCCCACGCGCTCGCGGCGAAGATGATCGGCCTCGTCGCCGACCGCGTCGCCGAGCAGGAGGGCGGGGCACCCGACGCCGTCGCCGTCACCGTGCCGGCGGCGTGGGGTTCCCACAAGAAGGATCTGCTCGCCGGCGCGCTCGCCGGCGAGGGCCTGCTCGACGTGACGATGATCAGCGAGCCCGCCGCCGCGGCCCTGGCCTACGCGCAGGCCGGGAAGCTCGTGGCCGGTGCGACCGTCGCGGTCTACGACCTCGGGGGCGGGACGTTCGACGCGGCGGTCCTGCGCGCGGAGTCCGGCAACCGCTTCACCGCGCTCGGCACCCCGACGGGGATCCCGAACCTCGGTGGCGTCGACTTCGACGACGCGGTGCTCGCCTACGTGCTCGGCGTCGCCGGGCCGCAGACCCCGGGCGTCGAGGCCGACGACCCGATGCACCTGACGGCGATGGGCCGCCTCCGGCGCGAGTGCGTCGAGGCGAAGGAGGCGCTGTCCGCCGACACCGCGGCGACGGTGCCGGTCCTGCTCGGCGGCGCGCAGACCTCCGTCCGCGTCACCCGCGCCGACTTCGAGGCGATGATCGCCGGCGCGCTCGAGGAGACGTGCACCTTCGTCGAGGCGGCGCTGGTCTCGGCCAATCTGACGCGCAAGAACCTCGACCGCATCCTGCTCACCGGCGGGTCCTCGCGGATCCCGCTCGTGACGCAGCTGCTCTCCGCCCGGTACCCGGGCGTCCCGCTCGAGCGGGACATCGACCCCAAGCTCGCGGTCGCGATCGGCGGCGTCCTGGCCCTGGAGAAGTCCGGCCGCCACGCCCGCCCCGCGCTCGCCCTCATCGCCGGCCTGACCGCCGCCGCGGCCGTCGCTCCTTCGGCCGCGGCGGTGGCGGCCTCCCCCGCTCCGGCTGCGGGTGCTCCGGCCGCGGCTGTCGTCGACCGGCCCGCGCGCCCGGCACTCACGACCGAGAAGTTCGACGGCCGGGAGGCGGAGGTGCGCGAGGGGCGGCGGCTGAAGGACGAGCCCAAGCCGCAGCGGAAGGCGCACAAGGTCGTGACCGCTGCGGCGGGCGTGATCCTGCTCGGCGGGTTCGGACTCGCGTCGCTCGGTGTGCTCGACCTCGGCGACGCCGTCCCCGCCGGCTCGGTGCAGGAGGCGCGGGCCGGGGTCGGCGACGACGGCGCGCAGCTCCAGGTCGAGGAGACCGGCAAGGCCAAGGACAAGGCCCGCGGGGAGCGGGCCAAGGAGAAGGCCGCCGAGGAGGAGACGTCCACGTCGTCCTCCGACGCGACCACGGGCTCGGCGGGCGGGTCCGCGAGTGGGCACGTGGAGGGGAGTGCCGACTCGCGGTCCGCCTCGGCCGGGTCGTCGTCGTCGGAGTCATCTGACGGGGTGGCAGATTCTGCGCGCGAGGCCGAGGACGACGACGTCGTCGTCGAGCGGCCCGCGAAGACCGAGCGCAAGGCGACGGCGCGTCGCAGCACGGAGGCCGTCACGCCGACGAAGGCCACGACCCCCGAGGCGGCGCCGGTCGACGCCGTCGCTGCTCCGTCGGCCGTCGAGGCGGCTCCCGCCGAGGAGGCGGCACCCGCCCCGGCCGCCGAGGTCGAGGAGGACACCTCGACCGAGTCCGGTTCCGTCGAGTTCGGCGACGCTGGTGAGGAGTCTCCCCCCGCGCCGTAA
- a CDS encoding IniB N-terminal domain-containing protein: MATSLLDWIMDLMRDGGAREAFNTNPQLSMASAGFTNVCGADVADSRAFLFDNPSIREVGGVDRPATDDADAAEQIRYIINNYTIEQPAAAGSNVTGPTTIVDTPGPNDVDDQDTVVDGDGNTVSSNQANTTDQTSSDDDTVEDSSTNTDSDADNVVNGDNSAGENQIAGGIDDLGEGLSGDDNTNIITLADVVDIEESPILNESLNRLVDDSLNEVAYNALQDADNLISILG, translated from the coding sequence ATGGCTACCTCCCTGCTCGACTGGATCATGGACCTGATGCGGGACGGCGGCGCCCGCGAGGCGTTCAACACGAACCCGCAGCTCTCGATGGCGTCCGCCGGCTTCACCAACGTGTGCGGCGCGGACGTGGCGGACTCCCGCGCGTTCCTCTTCGACAACCCCTCGATCCGCGAGGTCGGCGGCGTCGACCGCCCGGCGACCGACGACGCGGACGCGGCGGAGCAGATCCGCTACATCATCAACAACTACACGATCGAGCAGCCCGCCGCGGCCGGCAGCAACGTCACCGGCCCCACCACGATCGTCGACACCCCGGGCCCGAACGACGTCGACGACCAGGACACCGTCGTCGACGGCGACGGGAACACCGTCAGCAGCAACCAGGCGAACACCACCGACCAGACCTCGTCGGACGACGACACGGTCGAGGACTCCAGCACCAACACCGACAGCGACGCCGACAACGTCGTCAACGGTGACAACTCGGCCGGTGAGAACCAGATCGCCGGTGGCATCGACGACCTCGGCGAGGGCCTGTCGGGCGACGACAACACGAACATCATCACCCTGGCCGACGTGGTCGACATCGAGGAGTCGCCGATCCTCAACGAGAGCCTGAACCGGCTCGTCGACGACAGCCTGAACGAGGTCGCCTACAACGCCCTTCAGGACGCGGACAACCTGATCAGCATTCTCGGCTGA